The segment GAAGGGCGGCCTGCGTATTAATGGCGAGAAGTATAGCCGTCTCTACACGAATGAAGTGGACCTGAAGGCAGGCGGAGTTGCATTCTACGCCGGAACTGCCGAAGGTGACGCCGATGTGGAAATGAGAAAGTGGATCGAGGCGGTAGATCAGGATCTTGAGCCGGTCGTTACACCAGAGCAGGCCTGCGTAGTATCCGAAATTCTGGAGGCCATTTACGAATCGTCCCGTACGGGCAAAGCGGTATATATGAACCAAGACTAACTTGGTTGCGCGCTGCGCACCATAGATGAATTAAAGGAGCTGTATGTATATGACTGCGAGCAAGCACGCTGTCGTTATTGTGGGATACGGAGGCATGGGGAGCTATCATGCGAAGCTGATTCAGGGACACCCGAAGCTGGAAGTGACGGGCACCTTCGATCTGCTGGAAGGACGCCGCGAGGCTTCGCGGGAGGATGGCTACCCAGCCTACGATTCCTATGAAGCGGTGCTGCAGGATGCGGCGGTGGAGGTCATACTGATCGCAACCCCGAATGATGTGCACAAGGAGCTGGCGGTGCAAGCCTTCCAGGCCGGCAAGCATGTCATCTGTGAGAAGCCGGTGACGCTGTCGGTTGAAGATTTCCACATTATGGTGACTGCCGCCAAAGAGGCAGGCCGGACCCTTATGGTGCATCAGAATCGTCGCTGGGACGAGGATTTTCGGGTGGTAACGCAGATGTACCGCGAGAACACGATTGGAGAGCTGTTCCGTATTGAATCCCGTGTTCACGGTGCGAACGGTATCCCGGGTGACTGGAGGCATTTGGAGGAGTTTGGCGGTGGCATGCTGCTGGACTGGGGCGTCCATTTGCTAGACCAGCTTCTATATATGATCGACAGCCGGATTCTCCGTTTGAGCAGCCGTTTGAGCTTTATTCTTGGCAATGGTGTCGACGATGGTTTTGAAGCGATGCTGGAGTTCGAGAATGGGATTTCCGCGGTTGTCGAAGTGGGAACGACCAATTTTATTACACTCCCTCGCTGGTATGTCAAGGGCACCGAGGGCACTGGCGTGATCGAGGACTGGTCTCTGCAGGGCCGGACAGTTACGCGTAATCCGGACATGGCCCATGTGGAGCCGAAGCCGATTCAGGCCGGGGTGGGCCTGACCAAGACGATGGCGCCGCCATCGGAAGAGGCGACCATTACCGGTACACTGCCGGAGGCGTTTCATATGCCGTGCAGCTTCTTCGATAACTTTGCAGAGGTGATTGAAGGCAAGGCCGAGCCGATTGTCAAGAATGAAGAGGTGCTTCGGGTGCTTCATTTGATTGACGCGATATTCCAGGCGGCACGCACAGGAGAAACGCTCAAGGACTTCGATCTGTATCCGGCAGCCCCAACGGTCTAAGGCGACGGCAGCATAGATTGAGCTAAGAAATCCAAAAGATCAAAGACTCAGGTCTGCGTAATCTGGACCCCATGCCAAGGACACTTAAAGAAAGAGTGGTATTGAAGATTTACGAGGCGGACAATAGATGATTCCTGTATTGAACAGGGGTCATCTTTTTTAATCCCCATTGATATCTGTGGTTGTTGTAATAGCGGATGTAACGATTCATTTCTTGCTTTAGCTCTTGAAGGGAACGGCAACTACGATGATCGACATGGTCCTTCATGTGGCCGAAGAACGATTCTTGGGGAACATTGTCCCAACAGTTCCCGCGTCTGGACATTGACTGGCCTAACCCATTCTTTTTTAGCAACTCCTGATAGATGGGACTGGTATAATGGCTGCCTTGATCCGAGTGGATGAAAGCATTCTTTTGAAGCTTTAGACGTTTCTGTTTCTTGAGAACGTCAACAGTATCCGTGGCGATGTCTAATGTCAGCCGATTGGATATGTTGTGAGAGAGGATCTCACCCGTTGAGGCATCCAGTATGGTCGACAAATAGGCCATCTCGGAGCGGCCGTATGGAAGGTACGTGATATCCGTAAGCAGGGCCAGACCTGGTATGCCCTTCTTGAAGTCCCTCTGTAGGGGATTCGGTAAGGTTCGGTGTTCCAGCGTAGCTTTGGTCATGCGTTTATAAGGGTTGGGTTTTCTGTGCGTACATACGATGTTAAATTTCTTCATCAGTCTACGGATTTTCTTTAGGTTATAGATGACACCAAACTCGTGCTCAAGAATCATCTTAATGGAGCGTGAGCCCTTTTTGTAACCCCTTCGTTCGAAAGCCTTCTTAATCAGCTCCCCAGCCTCAGCATCCGAACGAATCCGCTCTAAGCGTGAATCTGCAGCTTGTAAGTAGCTGTAATACCCCGAACGAGATACGTTAAGCAATGAGCAGAGGTATCCCGTCATACCTATTTAGCCCCCAAATGGTTTTGCAGATCTGACGAAGAAAAACCTGGCTAAACAGCTGTTCGACGACTTGGTAAATCGTTGTAGGCAAGAAGGCGTCATTGATGGCAGTCACGTCGCGATCGACAGCGCTGCGATTCAAGCTTACGAGAAAAAGAACCCTGAAAGTAAGAGCGAGCAAACGGGCCATGCCAACTGGGGAGCGAAGTTCGACTCATTTGGCAACAAGGTCACTTGGTTCGGTTACAAGCTCCATTTGGCTGTGGATACGCAAAGTGAACTTCCGCTTGCTCTTGAAGTCACGCCTGCCGATGTCAATGACGGGGAGATGGCTCCAGATTAATCAATACCGTAACGGCCGAAAACGACGTGAAATTCTTTATGCTTGATGCGGGCTACGACCAAAAGAAGGTGTACGAAGCTGCACGGAACGTGAAGGCGCAAGCGATTGTGCCTCTTAATCCACGGGGAGAAAAAGAACCCCCTGCTGGCATATCGACAAACGGAACTCCATGCTGCTCCATGGGGTTTGCAATGACATATTGGGGTGCTAGTGGCGATGTTTTAAAATTTCGCTGCCCACATGCCACCGGTAAAGTCGATTGTCCGCTCGGGATGACTGCTTGCTCCTCTTCCAATTACGGTATGGTCGTAAAGATCGATGTAAAAGACGACCTGAGACGGTACAGCAGTCCACACCGAGATACCAAGCGTTGGAAGGAACTTTACAACGAACGGACCATCGTGGAACAATGTAACTCCAGAATGAAAACCCACCTTACCGCAGACAGATTGCATGTTCGGGGGATTCAAAAGTGACGACTTACCAGTGTCTCAATGCGATTGTGCTGCTAGTCTCTGCGCTTACTGTAGCAGGTAAGAAGAACAAAACAGCAGCTTTAAAAATGTGAACAGCAAACTCTGCAGGTCTGTCCATTTTTAGAATGAAGCCACCGGATCCGCTTTGATCCGAGTGAAGCCTGCTGTCTTTGCGTTGAAAATAAAATTATGCAAAATGCTCATACTAGCTTTGTGCTGTACACTTTTTCTTGATATCACAAAAAACAAACGGCACAGGAATTTTTCCTATGCCGTCTCAGATCTCTATTTTTGTTCTACTTAGCTTAATGACATTGCTTTAGCCTTAATAGGTCAATATTTTATTATTGATGGAGGTGTGGAGTCGAATTCTTATTCGAAAAACAACACGAGCTTCTATGGATGTAATCACTGAATTGGTTCAAGGTGATATCGTTAGCATTGATGCTAGTCCTGCAGCAGGTGAGATTATTATATAGGAGTTTAAACTGGTAAATACTTTAATCGTCTTTTCATAGGTCTCGGCCATCTGTTCTTAGTTGGGCAAGATGATTATAGTTTTTACAAGAGAAAGTTGTCACAATACCATATAGCAAATCCAATCCTCTATCTTAACGGAAGAGGTACATCTGATTAGCTATTTTTGATGCCTTTAAACATCAATCCATATGTGATCATGTAATGAATGAGACCAGCCAATGAAGTTAGAGAAATTAGCATGAATCTCATATTAACACTCCAGATATCATCAAAAATGACATATAACGAGTAATATGACATAGAATACAATACTGCACTTGTGCATAACTTTAAACCTGTTTTTTTTATGAACCACTGATTAATTATAAACGAAAAAATTGAAAAAAACAAAATAAAGAAACTCGGTAAAAACACCAATATCATCATAATATCAGAAAATAAAGGAAATTCATTGTCCACATATCTTGGCCAGAAAATTGCAATACTAAAAATTGAGATCAAGAAAGTAATAATAATCCAAACTTTCAATACACTTTTCAATCTCACACCTCCTTATATAACCATTATACATAATCAATAAAGAAACTGTACTTGCCAATAACAACTTCAATAATTTGTAAGTTTAAAGATCCGACAGGATCCCTATGCAGCTCTGAGCTCCGTTTTAATTTGAGCTAAGGTAGCCCCGGCTTGAGTTTGGTAGTAAATATACTCTATTATGCTCTGCCTTTTTTGTGAGCGATAGCGTTGTATGCCATGGATTAAACTCGTCTGCCCAGCATAGATGCAGCACATCGAAGCGAACATGAGTAACGTCAGATAACGATCCATCGCTTCGGTGGAACGAACTTGGTAGCGATCCATCGACAGTTGAACTTTGCGGTTCGGAAATAGGTTTCAATGGTCCAGCGCTTGCTGTAATAGCCTAGAATTTCTTCGTTTGTCAGTGCGACATCCGTGCTTAAAATGCCTTCATTCGTTTAGGATCCAGTTCATCACTTTCTTCCCAACATAGTAGCAGCACAGCATTCTCTATTAAGTTTAACTTCCCTTCATAACGATACACACGATAAGCGGAGGAGCCGATGGTCACTAGATCAGTATCCGATTTCGAGATATAGGAAGCAAAATTTTTGAGCGACTGCCGAATACCTTGAGGATAGAAGATGCGATTGGTTTTTAAACCACTAATGACATGAAAGCCCTGTTTTACGCTGCATTGAAGCACCGAAGACGACGGATACCAAGAATCCATCAGCACGTAGGTCGGCTGATTCGACGTCGGAACAGATTGGATGATGTCGCAGGCCAGATCAATTTTGCTCTTTCCTTCAGGATCGTAACGTTCCAAAGCAAATGGATATACCTTATCGCCTGTACGAAGTAGCGCTTGAACCACCGTATGGCCATAAACATTTCCGCCTTTAAGATGAGAATACTGGAACGAAGCTCCTTGTATGGTGTCCACAGCCTGTGACGAAGGCTTCGTTTTCTCACACAAGGTATCGTCCAGGATGACAAAAATGGGACTCTGGTCTTGCCTAGCAGTCTTGTTGATTTCTTGAAAAGCAACACGTTGAGTAATACGCTGGAGAAAAGACCTGTTCCCTTTGCCGTGAGACAAAAAATGGCTCAACGTTCTGCGGTCTCGTTCGTGTAAACTTTCCCGATGAATGTCGGTCAAGGTTCCAGTGAACCCCGCTGAAAGCATGCCATCCACAAAATGATGAATGTGACGAAGCGCTGGTTTAGTGAAATAAAGGGGGAGCTTCCACTGCTTAAAATAGTTGTTCCAATGGCCATGCTGTGATAACGTATTCGTATGAGACATATCTTTTCTCTCCTGCGTAGGTAGTTGGTGGTACTTCTATTTTACGCTTGAGAGTTAAGTATGTCTCTGTTTACATTTCATGGAATTGATTTTGAGCAAGTACAGTAAAGAAAGAGTACCCTCAAAGGTACTCTTAAGATTACTATTTACTTAATAATTGTACCAGTTATTGTTGTAAACCAGTTGGTAGTTAAAGTCTTTTACTGAGGCTTCGCTTAAGACAATATCTAGATTTACTCTTGCAGCGTTGTAGGCTGAATCTAAGCTAGTCGGGTGGGTGGAGGCATAGGCTCTACCATATACATTGTTATGAAAATCCATTATATTTGCAACAGAAAAAAATCCCTTAAAGAAACTATAACTATCCTCACATAAAAACATCAAATTTTGCTTTAAAAATGGAATCCAGATTGTTGTATCATTGAATGCATTGAATGCAATAGCTGAGGAACCTTTGTTTGTGTGATAAGCTACTCTCTGATCATAGTAATTCAAAACAGGATTTAATAGGGTTAATCCCCATTCGTGATTATTCGTAGCTATACGGGTAGGAATAGCACCCACATCTCTAGTGGATAAGTAGTTCCAACCAAAATGCCGATAGCCGTCTCTTAGCATGACATGAATTCGAAGCAGGATATTTATTTAATGCTAGGTCTCTAGCTTTATTAGCATGTGTAATTCCAATCTTAGCAATTTGAAACTCTGTCAGTCCTTCATTAAGATCTAATATGGTTTCTATATAATTTGCCTTTCTCAATTCATTATAGAACTTATCGTAATCTACTACAGATTGTGATTTGATCGAATTTCCATATATCTTAGTATAAGATCTATATAAGTCTTGGCCTTTTTGTTGATCCTTTGCTGAAAGTTTTGAATTGAATTCTTCCGCGAGCCTATCTATTCTGGCTTGTATCTCTTCTTCTGATGCAGGTTTGATTGCAGCCATTTCTTCACTATATATCATTTTGTCTGGCGTGACTTTAAATTCGTGATAAGCCTCTAAGGCCTGAATGTTTACAGATTCAACCTTCTCTGGTGTCTCTTCTGCAAATGTTGTTGTCTCTGAAAAAACAGGGATTACACTTAAAAACATTGATGCCGATAAAAATGAACTTAGAACTTTGAACTTCATAAAAAACCCCTCCTAATAGAATTGTATGGATATTTATTTGGCATAAATACCCATTTAAATATTAGACGCAGAGTTCTTTTAAAAGTTACGGAAAAATTGGTTTTTTATTGTAAAAATATCATTTTCATAAATCATCTATATATAGCACTTAGATTTATTCGAGCATTTTGCATTAATCTGAGCCCTTGAACCAAAAGGATTTCCAGACATAAAAAAGGGACTTCACCCCAACTTGGCGAAGTTTTTCGGTGACCAAACCAAAAACCCCAAGAATGGAGGAAGTCACTTTGTATATTCTCCAAGAAAGTCTGTTTTCCTTTGAAGATCTGATAAAAATTCATTCGAAAGATCGATTGCCTATCTTTTTCAATGTCTTAGATCTTCGTCCGTACGCGAAAGAACTGAGAAGTCGTTCACCCCGATGTTCTGGTGGCCATTGCAGAGAAGGCATTTTACGTGCACTTTTGGCTGCTCCTCTTGAACGTATTCAGACCTTTACCGGCCTGCATCATCGGCTGGGCACCGATCTTCGGTTTCGCTATCAATGCGGACTTCCGCTCGACCGTGATGCACCATCTATCGCCACACTTAGCCGAGTTTTTGCAGATCTGACGAAGAAAAACCTGGCTAAACAGCTGTTCGACGACTTGGTAAATCGTTGTAGGCAAGAAGGCGTCATTGATGGCAGTCACGTCGCGATCGACAGCGCTGCGATTCAAGCTTACGAGAAAAAGAACCCTGAAAGTAAGAGCGAGCAAACGGGCCATGCCAACTGGGGAGCGAAGTTCGACTCATTTGGCAACAAGGTCACTTGGTTCGGTTACAAGCTCCATTTGGCTGTGGATACGCAAAGTGAACTTCCGCTTGCTCTTGAAGTCACGCCTGCCGATGTCAATGACGGGGAGATGGCTCCAGATTAATCAATACCGTAACGGCCGAAAACGACGTGAAATTCTTTATGCTTGATGCGGGCTACGACCAAAAGAAGGTGTACGAAGCTGCACGGAACGTGAAGGCGCAAGCGATTGTGCCTCTTAATCCACGGGGAGAAAAAGAACCCCCTGCTGGCATATCGACAAACGGAACTCCATGCTGCTCCATGGGGTTTGCAATGACATATTGGGGTGCTAGTGGCGATGTTTTAAAATTTCGCTGCCCACATGCCACCGGTAAAGTCGATTGTCCGCTCGGGATGACTGCTTGCTCCTCTTCCAATTACGGTATGGTCGTAAAGATCGATGTAAAAGACGACCTGAGACGGTACAGCAGTCCACACCGAGATACCAAGCGTTGGAAGGAACTTTACAACGAACGGACCATCGTGGAACAATGTAACTCCAGAATGAAAACCCACCTTACCGCAGACAGATTGCATGTTCGGGGGATTCAAAAGTGACGACTTACCAGTGTCTCAATGCGATTGTGCTGCTAGTCTCTGCGCTTACTGTAGCAGGTAAGAAGAACAAAACAGCAGCTTTAAAAATGTGAACAGCAAACTCTGCAGGTCTGTCCATTTTTAGAATGAAGCCACCGGATCCGCTTTGATCCGAGTGAAGCCTGCTGTCTTTGCGTTGAAAATAAAATTATGCAAAATGCTCAAATAAATGTGAAGCACGTCTCTGATCTCGGGATCGTCATCGGCAATTAATACGACGGGGATGCGGTTCATATTTGATTCCTGCCTTTTTTTTATTTAGGTATATGTGAATTATAGTATATGCCTGCCGCTGAATTAAACATGCGGTCCTCACTGTAGATGTACAGACTCCTTTTTTCTGCAAACATAAACAAAGGCTGGAGGGACGTTAAAGGGAGCCAGGCGAATCGAAATCAGCTCGAATTTGGACTCTAATATCTTCTTCATCTGCAGGGAATATTGAAAGGCGATAAAATATCCTCCGGGCGCCAGGGATTTATGGATCCCATCAAGGAGCGAGCTTCTCAGGGACTCGGTAAAGTTAAAGAAGGGCAGGCCGCTTATGACACAATCCACATGCGGCAAGCCTTCCCGCCGGATCGTTTGCTGAAGCTCAAGGGCATCCTCGTAGACGGGAAGCTGGGGGAAATGATGCTCAAGATGTGCTCGCAGCTCAGCGACGCTGGATATTTGCGGCCAAGGGGCGGCAGCGGTCATCACCTTAGCCAGATGGGTTGAGCTGGGGGTGATGCTTCCAATCTGTAACGGGGTTTGCAAAAAGGTTTTGGCCAGCAGCCATTGTTCGGAAAATGTCATGTTCAAGCCTCCAATATCGGTTAATGATAGCTATGGATCAAGCTAGACCCATTGTAAAAGCAAATGCTTTATGCCTCTTCTAGGGTAATTTGAAATAAATCTTTAGAAATGGAGGTATAGGGCGATTTCAAAACTCAAGCAGATTGTTCATGTTTCAAGCATTTAGGATATGTTCTTCAGCCTTGCTATTTGTGTATGATAGAATCCGATAAGGCAGGACATGAACTTTAAATACAGCAGATAAAGGAGAATCCTAATACGATGAGCAAAATTAAAGTAGCAGTATTTGGATGCGGTGCGATTGCCCAGCGCAGACATATTCCGGAGTACGCCGCGAATGGAGACGTAGAACTGGTGGCTTTTGCAGATCCTGTGAAGGAAAGAGCCGAGGAAATGGCTGCACAGTATGGCGGAACGGCATACACAGATTATGAAGAGCTGCTCAAGAATGAGAAGCTGGACGCGGTCAGTGTATGCTCGCCGAACTATCTTCATGCTCCAATGAGCATTGCAGCTGCCAATGCTGGCCTGCACGTTCTTGTTGAGAAGCCGATGGCTGTCAATGCAGAGGAAGGCCAACAGATGATCGAGGCGGCCGCGAAGAACCAGGTGTATCTGATGGTAGGTCATAACCAGCGCCTGATGCCTCCGCATGTGAAAGCCAAAGAAATTCTGGAATCCGGTCGATTGGGCAGAGTGCTGACGTTCCGCACATCCTTCGGACATCCTGGGCCAGAGTCATGGAGCCTGGACGGTCGCGACAGCTGGTTCTTCCGCAAGGAAGAAGCGCTGATGGGAGCCATGGGCGACCTCGGCGTGCATAAATCAGACTTTATCCGCTACCTGCTGAATGACGAAGTGGTGGAAGTGGCGGGCTTTATCAGCACGATTGACAAGAAGGATACCGATGTAGACGATAACGCCACCTGCATTGTCCGCATGAAGAGCGGAGCGATTGGCACGCTGATGGCGAGCTGGACGCACTACAAGGGCGGAGACAACGGTACGGTGCTTTGGTGTGAGCATGGCGTAATCAAGATTGGTACGGTTCAAGGCGACGAGGTTATTGTAGAGCTGACGAATGGTACCGTGGAAACCTACAAGGTCGGAGAGATGGCAACGAATGAGAAGCAAGTGCCAAGCGGTGTCATTGATGAGTTTGTCCGCTGCATCGTGACTCAAACGCCGCCGAGCATCTCTGGTGAAGAGGGTCTGCGTTCCCTGAACGTGATTCTGGGTGCATTCAAATCCCAGGAAACCGGCTCGATCGTGAAGCTGTAACCGGACATCCTGCCCTAGCCAGGCTGTTCTTGAATGACAAAGAAGTTATTAGGAAGGGATCACTCTGTATGGCCAAGCGCCTGGGGTGGTCCCTTCTTCCTTTTTCTTGCAGGGCCGTGCTGAAGTGCGGGAGATCAGCGGGGGAGTGTTGCATGTCGGGTTCACTTCGGCAAGCGGCGGGCAGGTGGAAAGTAACATAAAGATAGTTATTTTCACCTGATTAATAGTGCAAACAGAATATGAAAGAACAGAGAGGGTCCTGCTGCGGGACTCTTTTCTTATTTTAGGTCGATGACTTTTTTTGACAAAGCGTGCAGTTGCTTGGGTTCCCGGTCATTTCCTCTGCTACTTTGGTTTCAATTTTGTAATAACTATGGATAACTATGTAAAAAATAGAGAAACTTTAGCTCTTTATACGCGTTTAACCGTTCAGTTACCGCAAGATTTCAGAAAACATATTGAATTTCATGAATCCTTGCCTATGTTGAATGACAATGAAACGAAGCTGCTTCAGGATCGTTCATCGCTAATTGCTGCGCAGACTTGCATGGATTCGGTCTGCTGGTTGGAGGGGAGGAATGCTGTTCTGTGCAAGCTGTGGACCTGCCAAGGAAGGGTATATGGTCTCGAATAGAGCGGGAAGCAACCAATGTACCCATGTTAAAAGTTGGTAAATATGGTGCATGGCGCAGGAGGAACTCCAAAGCTAGAATGACCTGTGTAAGGAGAGGAGGCGGGAAATCGGTCCTGTTTCGACAATGGCGACAATCTCAAGGAGTGAGAAGGAGAACGTGATGAAGCGAAAAAAAAGATGGCTTCTGGCGGGTGCAGCCCTGCTGGCCCTGTTTGGCGGGGCCGCCGCGATCCTCGGCTTCTCCCGGCCGGAGATGGCGGTGTATGAAAGCGGCAGCGGGATATCGATGAAATTCAAAGCCTCAGGGCCGCGCTTTGTTCAATATCGGGAGAATGAGGAGCCGGGCTGGCATGACATGTTTGTCAAGGGCGTGAATCTGGGGGCGACGGTTCCCGGCTATTTTCCGGGAGAGCTTCCGGCGACCGAGGAGGACTATCTGAGGTGGTTTCAGCAAATCGACGAGATGGGGGCCAATGTGATCCGGGTCTACACGATCCATCAGCCCCTCTTTTATTCTGCCCTGGTGAAGTACAATGAGGAACGGCCCGAGGATCCGCTGTACTTTATGCAGGGGATCTGGTCCCCGGAGGAGCAGCTGATTGAGGAGCAGGACGCCTATGCCGAGCATATCCATCAGGCCTTTAAGCAGGAAATTGGGAAGGCGGTAGGAGCCGTGTATGGCGACATTACCATTGAGCCAAGCCCCGGCGCTGCCAGCGGTACATACACCGATAACGCGGGACCGTATCTGATGGCCTGGCATATTGGAACGGAATGGGATCCGGCCATGGTCAAGAACACGAACGAAAAGCATAGCGACGTTCCGCTGTACCAGGGGGACTACTTCGCAGCAACCGAGGAGGCCAGTCCTTTTGAGAGCTGGCTGGCGGGGATCGTGGATCATACCGCTGCCCAGGAGATCAAATATGGCTGGCAGCATCCGATGGCATTTACGAATTGGGTCACGACGGACGTTTTGGAGCATCCTGGCGAGCCTCTTTTTGAAGAGGACATGGTGTCTGTAGACGCGCGGCATGTCGAGCCGGTGAACTGGGAGGCCGGATATTTCGCAGCCTTTCATGTGTACCCTTACTATCCTGATTTCTTCCGCACGGACAAGACGCTCCAAACGATCGAGGACGGAGAAGGCGGATTTAATACGTACCGGGCTTATCTGAGAAGGCTGAAGCAGGAAATCAAGGAACTGCCCGTTATGATTACGGAGTATGGCGTGCCATCCTCCAAGGGGCTGTCTCACCACGGCCCCGGCGGACGGGACCAAGGCGGCCATAACGAGCAGGAGCAGGGCGAGATTAACGTCTCGTTAACCCGGGATATTTACGAGGAAGGCTATGCGGGCGCCATTCTGTTCATGTGGCAGGATGAATGGTTCAAGAAGACGTGGAATACGATGCCGCTTGAACTGCCGGCTGATCGCCGGGCTTACTGGCTGAATGTGCTCACGAATGAAAAAATGTTCGGTGTGCTTGCCATGGAGCCGGGAAAAGCGTCACTGCTGCACGTTGACGGCAGCCTGGACGATTGGGATCAGCTGGGCGAGGGGGAGGCTGTGGAATGGATGAGTCCCTCCTCAGGCGTCCAGCGAATGAAGGTGACGCATGATGAAGCGTATCTGTACGTTGGACTAGAGCTTGATCGCAGCTTCGATCCTCTGCAGCATACTCTGTGGATCGGAGCTGATACCCAGGCGGGCGGTGACATCCCCGTGAAGGAGCTGGACGGAAGAAGCCTGATCGGCGGCAAGCTGGAAACGCTGATTCAGCTTGCCGGGGACGAGGATTCCCAGGTAAAGATT is part of the Paenibacillus algicola genome and harbors:
- a CDS encoding Gfo/Idh/MocA family protein, with product MYMTASKHAVVIVGYGGMGSYHAKLIQGHPKLEVTGTFDLLEGRREASREDGYPAYDSYEAVLQDAAVEVILIATPNDVHKELAVQAFQAGKHVICEKPVTLSVEDFHIMVTAAKEAGRTLMVHQNRRWDEDFRVVTQMYRENTIGELFRIESRVHGANGIPGDWRHLEEFGGGMLLDWGVHLLDQLLYMIDSRILRLSSRLSFILGNGVDDGFEAMLEFENGISAVVEVGTTNFITLPRWYVKGTEGTGVIEDWSLQGRTVTRNPDMAHVEPKPIQAGVGLTKTMAPPSEEATITGTLPEAFHMPCSFFDNFAEVIEGKAEPIVKNEEVLRVLHLIDAIFQAARTGETLKDFDLYPAAPTV
- a CDS encoding IS3 family transposase, translated to MTGYLCSLLNVSRSGYYSYLQAADSRLERIRSDAEAGELIKKAFERRGYKKGSRSIKMILEHEFGVIYNLKKIRRLMKKFNIVCTHRKPNPYKRMTKATLEHRTLPNPLQRDFKKGIPGLALLTDITYLPYGRSEMAYLSTILDASTGEILSHNISNRLTLDIATDTVDVLKKQKRLKLQKNAFIHSDQGSHYTSPIYQELLKKNGLGQSMSRRGNCWDNVPQESFFGHMKDHVDHRSCRSLQELKQEMNRYIRYYNNHRYQWGLKKMTPVQYRNHLLSAS
- a CDS encoding transposase encodes the protein MSHTNTLSQHGHWNNYFKQWKLPLYFTKPALRHIHHFVDGMLSAGFTGTLTDIHRESLHERDRRTLSHFLSHGKGNRSFLQRITQRVAFQEINKTARQDQSPIFVILDDTLCEKTKPSSQAVDTIQGASFQYSHLKGGNVYGHTVVQALLRTGDKVYPFALERYDPEGKSKIDLACDIIQSVPTSNQPTYVLMDSWYPSSSVLQCSVKQGFHVISGLKTNRIFYPQGIRQSLKNFASYISKSDTDLVTIGSSAYRVYRYEGKLNLIENAVLLLCWEESDELDPKRMKAF
- a CDS encoding class I SAM-dependent methyltransferase — translated: MTFSEQWLLAKTFLQTPLQIGSITPSSTHLAKVMTAAAPWPQISSVAELRAHLEHHFPQLPVYEDALELQQTIRREGLPHVDCVISGLPFFNFTESLRSSLLDGIHKSLAPGGYFIAFQYSLQMKKILESKFELISIRLAPFNVPPAFVYVCRKKESVHLQ
- a CDS encoding Gfo/Idh/MocA family protein; this translates as MSKIKVAVFGCGAIAQRRHIPEYAANGDVELVAFADPVKERAEEMAAQYGGTAYTDYEELLKNEKLDAVSVCSPNYLHAPMSIAAANAGLHVLVEKPMAVNAEEGQQMIEAAAKNQVYLMVGHNQRLMPPHVKAKEILESGRLGRVLTFRTSFGHPGPESWSLDGRDSWFFRKEEALMGAMGDLGVHKSDFIRYLLNDEVVEVAGFISTIDKKDTDVDDNATCIVRMKSGAIGTLMASWTHYKGGDNGTVLWCEHGVIKIGTVQGDEVIVELTNGTVETYKVGEMATNEKQVPSGVIDEFVRCIVTQTPPSISGEEGLRSLNVILGAFKSQETGSIVKL